TCCACTCGCTCTCGCCGTGGCGGAGGAGGATCAGCTTGTACGGTGCGTCGGCCATGCCCCAGAGCGTAATCCACGCTTTCGCCCGTTCGCGTGGCTGCCCGGCAGACGGACGTTTGACTGGATCTGCTAATTCGGTGGCCGTCGGAGATCGCCCACTTGTAACGTGCCGCTGTCGCGAGCGCCACTTACATCGGGGGATCCATGCCGTACGCCCTGCGTGCCCGACGTGCCGTCCGGGAGACGGTCTCCGGACTCCCCCGCGAGTTCTGGTGGCTGTGGACCAGCACGCTGGTCAACCGGCTCGGCGCATTCGTCGCCACCTTCATGGCGCTGTACCTGACGGTCGACCGCGGCTACTCCGCCACGTACGCCGGTCTGGTCGCCTCCCTGCACGGGCTGGGCGGGGTGATCTCCTCGCTGGGCGGCGGGGTGATGGCCGACCGGCTGGGGCGACGGCCGACGCTGCTGATCGCGCAGGCCTCGACGGCCGTGTCCGTCGCGCTGCTGGGGTTCGTGCGCGACCCGGCCGCGATCGCCGGTGTCGCCTTCCTGGTCGGCATGGCGAGCAACGCCTCGCGGCCCGCGGTGCAGGCGATGATGGCGGACATCGTCCGGCCCGAGGACAGAATCCGCGCGTTCTCCCTCAACTACTGGGCCATCAACCTCGGCTTCGCCGTCTCCTCCATGGCCGCCGGGTTCATCGCCGAGGTCAGCTACCGCGCCGGGTTCCTGATCGAAGCGGGGATGACGATGGTCTGCGCGATCCTCGTCTTCCTGCGGCTGCCGGAGTCCAAGCCCGCCGGGACGGCGGTGCGGTCGGCCGTCCCGGACGGTGCCGCCCGGGACGATTCCGTGAGCCTGCGCACCGTACTGCGCGACGGACCGTTCATGAGCGTCGTCGGGCTGTCCTTCCTCGTCGCGCTGATCTTCCAGCAGGGGTCGGTGGGGCTGCCGGTGGCGATGGGTGAGGCCGGCTTCACTCCGGCCGAGTACGGCATGGCCATCGCCGTCAACGGCGTGCTGATCGTCGTCCTCCAGATCCCCGTCACCCGCTTCATCGAGCATCGAGATCCCCGCCGGCTGCTGGTCGTCTCGTCCGTCCTCGCGGGGTACGGCTTCGCGCTCACCGCCTTCGCGGGGTCGGTGGGGGTCATCGCGCTCACGGTGTGCGTGTGGACGCTGGCGGAGATCGTCAACGCGCCGACGCAGACGGGACTTGTCGTACGGCTGTCCCCGGTGCACGGGCGCGGGCGCTACCAGGGCATGTACACGATGTCCTGGTCCGTGGCCGCCCTCGTCGCTCCGCTGCTGTCCGGGTTCGTCATCGACCGGTTCGGGGCGGAGTGGCTGTGGGGGTTCTGCGCGGTGGTGGGGACGGCGGCCGGGGCGGGGTACGCCGTGTTGATGCGGCGGGTGCCGGAAGAGAGAGCGGAGAACGGGTCGCGGGCGCTGCCGGCCGGGCCGGGCAAGGAGACGCGAAGGAGTCGGGCCCTGTGACCACGCGACACCCGGAACGCCGTACCGAACGCCTGTGGCTGCGTCAGTGGAGAGAGTCGGACCTGGACGCGTTCGCGGAGATGGACGCGGATCCGGACGTCATGCGATACATCGGTGACGGCTCGCCCGGCACCCGCGAGCGGACCGCCGCGGCACTGGGCCGTGTGCGCGCGGCCTGGGACGAGCGCGGCTACGGCCTGTTCGCCGCCGAGGAGATCGCGACCGGCGAGCCGGTCGGGTGGGTGGGACTGGCCGTTCCGGCCTTCCTCCCCGAGATCATGCCGACGGTGGAGATCGGGTGGCGGCTTCGGCGCCGCTCCTGGGGCCGGGGCTACGCCACCGAAGCGGCGCGCGAGGTCCTGGCGTTCGCCTTCGCCGAGGCGGGGGCGGGGGCGACGGCGGGGGCCGGTCTGGAGCGCGTCGTCAGCATCTGCCACGTCGACCATCACGCCTCGATGCGCGTCATGACCAAGCTCGGAATGACGTACGACCGCACCACTCGCGTTCCTTCCCACGGGCAGCCGGTGCGGGTCATGGCGCTCACGCGCGAGGCCCACCGCGCCTCGGCGTGACCGTGTCCGTGTCCGTGACACCGGGCGACGTCGTGGACTCATGGCCCGTCATCGGCCGCGGAGTGCTGCGCGGCCGGCGCCGGCAGGTCTCCTCCTGGCTGTCGACGAAGCCCGACCGTCGGTGGGCCCCGGACGACTTCTCCGGGCCGCCCCCGGACAGGTCGGGGATGCCGCCATTCCCTGCGGTGCTGGAACCCCCGGAAGCCGGCCGCGCGCTCAAGACCCTGGCTCCGGGCGTCGGCGTCCCGCCCTCGGACGGCCGTGTCACCCGTCCACGAAGCCGAGTTCCGTGTCCGGCCGGCACTGCGGGCAGGCCTTGATCCCGTCGGTGAGGGCGCGCCGGGCACGGTCGCGGTCGACGCCCCTGCTGCGCCGGCCCGCGTTCCAGCAGCCGCCGACGTGGACGTACACGGCTTCCTGTCCGGACAGACCGCGTTCGATCAGCCAGTCCGGTGAGGGAGGACGGGCCTGGAGACCGCGGTGGCGTTCGGTCTGGCGGCGTTCCTCGTCCACGATCCACCGGCGGGTGCGTGCCAGGTCGCGCTCCTGCACGCGCTCCAGGAAGCGGAGCAGCGCGAGCCGCGACTCTGGGTCGTTCATGCGTTCGATTCTAGAGCTTACCTCCGGGGTAATCGACGCTCCCCTGGCGTCCCGGCAGGCTGGGCTCCATGACACCTGCCGACACCGCGGAAGCGACCCGCTCGACCGTCCAGAAGTTCCTCGGGCTCCGGCTCGCCGGTGACACCGAGGGGCTCGCCGCGCTCTTCGCCGACGAGGTCGACTGGATGCTCGCCGAGAATCCCGTCGTGCCCTGGATCAGGCCTCGGTCCACCGCCGTCGATTGTGCGGCGCAGGCCGAGGAGCTGGCCAGGTACACCGTCCCGGAGGACGCTCGCGCGTCCGTGGACACCGTCCTCGTCGACGGGACCGACGCCGTGCTGACGGGGCAGGTCTCCGGGACCGTCCGGGCGACCGGGAAGTCCTTCTCGGGGCCCTTCGCGCTGCGGCTCACCGTCGAGGGCGGGCGGATCACCCGGCACCACCTGTACGAGAACAGCGTGTCGATCGCCGCGGCCTGTACGCCCTGACGACGACGCCCGCCTTCGAGGTCACCCGCCGGCGTCGCCCGTCACGACCCGGACGTACTGCCGCCTGTCCTCGTCCCGCACGACCACTCCCAGCCGCAGCAGTTCCCCGCGCAACTCCCGGGCCTCCTCGGCGCTGTCCTCGTCCTTGCGGACCTGCGCGCGGGCCCGCAGCAGGGCGTCCGCGCCCGTGGGCAGGCCGGGGGTGCCGGGGACCCAGCGGCGGAACTCGGCGTGGTACGGGTCCTGTTCCTCCCATGCGTAGCCGTACGCGGTGAGGGAGTCCGCGAGGCGCTGCCAGTTCAGGCCGCAGTGCTCCCGGGCCAGTTCGAGGCTGTCCGGGCCGAGCAGGACGAGCTGCTTGCCGTCCCGGAAGAACACCGAGATCTCCTCGCGGGCGAACTCCTGGGAGCTGTCGCGGATGGTCAGGGTCACGTGGGTGTCGCGGACGCGGACGGACAGCGACTCGTGCGCCGCCGTGAAACCGAGCAGCAGGCCGCCGAGCACGCCCACCGCGATCGTGCCGAGGGTGAGGGCGGGTTCCGGGACCGAGGTGAGCAGTTCGGCCGGACCTTCGAGCGGTGCCCACGGCAGAGCCAGCAGCAAGCGGGCGAGGAGCGGGAGCAGGGCTCCGGCCACGGCCCCGCAGGCGACGCAGAAGAGCACGATGGCCCAGGCCGATTCGGCGAGTTCGGTGGCCCTGCCCGGCTGCGGCCGGGGGCTCTTGCGCAGGTGCACGTTCCTGGCTTCCTCCATGGGAGCAGTCTCACGAGGAGCCGTCCGCCCTGTCGTCAGCCGTTGGTCTACGCACCCGCGACTTTGGTCGCCTTCCCGCCCGCGCCCCGACTCACGGGTGCATCCGCGCCCCCTTGACCACCTTGTCCACCGCGTTCTTCGGGCCGTGGACCGCGAGCCCCACGAGGTCCAGTGCCGCAGTCGGCACAGCCCGTACGGCGGCGCGGTTGTCACGGTCGTTGCCCGTGGCGAAGAGGTCGGAGGTGAAGACCGCGCGGGGCAGGGCGCGCGAGAGGGCACGGGTGTGCGCGGCGGTCAGGGTTTCCTTGGTGGCCTCGAAGACCATGACCGGCTGGCGGAACATGGGGAGGTAGGGCACGCCGTCCGCGTCCTCGTACGGTTCGCCGATCACCTCGGGAAGCTGCGTTCCCAGGCCGCTGACCAGGAACGATGTCACGTTTAGGCGCTGCCAGGGCTCAAGGTCCTCGCGCAGCAGTACGGCGATCTTCGTGTCGAAGCGGACGGGCTCCGGGGTGGGTCCGGTGTTCATGACCCGAGCGTGCCCGCCGGTCCCCGCCAGGGTCTTGTACGTTCTTTGCATGGCCTCCCAGCCCACGCGCACGAACGGGCCGGACCGGCAGCGGATCGTCTCCGCCTGGCGGCCCGCCGTCCCGGGTGTCGTCGAGGTCTTCCACGCGCGGTTCACCGAGTACGCGTATCCGATGCACGTCCACGACGCCTGGACCCTGCTGATCGTCGACACCGGCGCCGTACGGTACGACCTCGACCGGCACGAGCACGGCACCCCGCACGACACCGTGTCGCTGTTGCCGCCGCACGTACCGCACAACGGCTCCCCCGTCACCCCGGAGGGCTTCCGCAAGCGGGTGCTGTACCTGGACGGGACGCATATCGGGGACGAGTTCATCGGGGCCGCCGTCGACCGGCCCGATCTGCGCGATCCGCTGCTGCGGCGGCGCGTGGGGCAATTGCACGGCGCGCTGGGGCGGCCCGGTGAGGAACTGGAGGCCGAGAGCAGGCTGTTGTTCGTCGGGGAGCGGTTGCGCGGGCATCTGCGGGGCGACCCTTCCCCCCGGCCGGCCGATCCCGTTCTGGCCCGGCGGCTGCGCGAGTTGCTGGACGAGCGGATCGTCGAGGGCGTCGTCCTGCGGGAGGCCGCCGGGCTGCTCGGCGCCCATCCCGCCCATCTCGTCCGGGCGTTCAGCACGGCCTACGGCATCGCCCCGCACCAGTACCTGACGTCCCTGCGCGTGGGGCGCGCCCGGCGGCTGCTCCTCGAAGGGCGCTCACCGGGCGATGTGGCGGTGGCGGCCGGGTTCTACGACCAGTCGCACCTCACCCGGCACTTCCGCAGGCTGGTGGGCGTGCCGCCGGGGCGCTATCGGGCCGGTTAGCGCTCGGGGCGCTGGGTGAGGTGGGCGAACGCGTCCAGGTTGCGTGTGGACTCCCCGCGCGAGACCCGCCACTCGTACTCCTTGCGGATGGCCGAGGCGAAGCCCAGCTCCAGCAGGGTGTTGAAGGCGCCGTCGGAGGCCTCCAGGACCTGGCCGAGCAGGCGGTCGAGCTCGTCGGCGGTGACGGCGGACAGGGAGAGGCGGCCGGTGAGGTAGACGTCGCCGTGCTGGTCGACGGCGTAACTCACGCCGTAGAGCTTGAGGTTGCGTTCCAGGAGCCAGCGGTGGACGCCCTGCTCGTTCTCGTCGGGGTGGCGGATGACGAAGGCGTTCAGCGACAGGGAGTGGCGGCCGACGATCAGGGAGAGCGTCGTCTTCAGCTTGCGGGTGCCGGGGAGCTGCGCGACGTAGGTGCCGGGCCGGGGGCTCTCCCACTCCAGTCCGACGTCCTTCAGCGCTCCCTCGACGACCTGTGCCGCACGCTGTTCCTGATCGGTTTCACCCATGCAGCGAGCGTACGCGACGGCGGTGCGCCTGCATCGCGGCCGTGTAGACGTCCGCCGTGGCAGCGGCCGAGGTGTCCCAGCCGAAGGACTGGGCGTGCCGGGCGGCCTGCCCGCCGAGCCGGGGCGCCAGCCGCGGGTCGTCGGCGAAGTCGCCCAGCACGCGCGCGTAGTCGGCCGGATCGTGCCCGCGCACGAGGAAGCCGGTGTGTCCGTCGCGCACGGCGACCGGCAGACCGCCGACCGACGCCGCGAGCACCGGGGTACCGGCCGCCTGCGCCTCTATGGCGACCAGGCCGAAGGACTCGCTGTAGGAGGGCATGACCAGCACGGAGGCGGCGCGGAACCAGTCCGCCAGCTGCTCCTGGCCGACCGGCGGGCGGAACCGTACGACGTCCGCGATGCCCAGGCGCGCGGCCAGCTTCTGCAGACCCTCGGGCTTGGCGAGGCCGCTGCCGGAAGGGCCGCCGACGACGGGCACGAGGATGCGCGAGCGCAGTTCGGGGCGCTCGTCGAGGAGGACGGCGACGGCGCGCAGCAGCACGTCCGGTGCCTTCAGGGGCTGGATGCGGCCGGCGAAGAGGGGGATGAGCGCGTCCTGGGGCAGGCCGAGGCGGGCCCGGGCGGCGGCGCGGCCGTCGGCGGGCGAGAAGCGGGTGAGGTTCACACCGGGGTGGACCACGGCGACCTTGTCGGTCTCGGCCGCGTAGTGCCGTACGAGTTCGTCGGCCTCTTCGGTGGTGTTGGCGATGAGGCGGTCGGCGGCGGCGACGATCTGGGTCTCGCCGATGACGCGGGCGGCCGGTTCGGGGGTGTCGCCGTCGGCCAGGTTGGCGTTCTTGACCTTGGCCATGGTGTGCATGGCGTGCACCAGGGGGACGCCCCAGCGCTGGGCGGCGAGCCAGCCGACGTGGCCGGAGAGCCAGTAGTGGGAGTGGACGAGGTCGTAGTAGCCGGGGCGGTGACCGGCCCAGGCCTGCATCACGCCGTGGGTGAAGGCGCACAGCTGGGCGGGGAGGTCCTCCTTGTTGAGGCCCTCGTAGGGGCCTGCGTCGACGTGCCGGACGAGGACGCCGGGGGCCAGCTCGACGGTCGGGGGGAGGGCGGCCGCGGTCGCGCGCGTGAAGATCTCGACCTCGATGCCGTGCGCGGCGAGGCGCTGGGCGAGCTCCACGATGTAGACGTTCATGCCGCCGGCGTCGCCGGTGCCCGGCTGGTGGAGCGGGGAGGTGTGCACGGAGAGCATGGCGACGCGGCGGGGCCTGCGGTGCAGCCGGAGGCGCGCGGGTGATGACGCGGAGCGCCGGCCGAGCCTGCCGATGTACTGGCTCACGTGGCGTTCCTCCTTGCTCCGGGCGTGCCTTTCGCAGGGCGCACGGTGCCCTCCGACGGGGCCAACACCGGAGGAAGGTGCTCCATTTCCCGATTCGGGAGTTTTACCGAATCATTACCGTCTGTCGCTCAACCGTTCGAGGGTGTGGGGGCCCGTGTCCGTCGGCCCCGGGAGCGTGACCAGGAGGTGAACTCCGCGCGGGGACCGGGTGCACCCACCCCGACGGCAAGGTCCTCACCAAGGTCTCCTGCATGGTCGAGGCCCTGGAGAGCCAGTCGCCGCTCAACTCCCTGGAGACGGACCTGGGCGACGGTGCCGACACCCTCCACTCCGACCGCGGCGGCGCGATCGTGGACGGCGGCGCGGGCGACGACATCCTCCGCGGCGGCAAGGGCGACCGACCACCGGACGACGCCGGGCGGTCTGTCGGTGCATGTCTTCGAGTCGGCGGGGACGCCGGGGTTCGGGACGTACGGGGGCGGGGAGTAGCGGCCGGGGCGCCGGAGAAGGCTGGGCGACGAGCTCCCCGGATCCCTACCCTCGCAGGCATGACAGGCACACGGCATCGTCCCGCACCGCCGCCTCCGCCCGAGGAGCTGCTCCCCTGCCCGTGCTGCGGCCACCGGACCCTCGGCGAGCTGTGGGCCTACGAGATCTGCCCGGTCTGCTACTGGGAGGAGGACCCCTCCCAGCTCCGCCACCCCACGTCCGGCAGCGGTCCCAACCACGGGCTGAGCCTGATCGAGGCGCAGGCCGACTACCGGCGGATCGGTGCCGTGACCGAGGAGATGCGGCGCCATGTGCGGCCACCGCGCGACGACGAGCCGCTGGACCCGGGCTTCCGGCCCGCCGACCCCGGCCGGGACCCGTTCGAGCAGGGGCCGGCCGGCGACCCGATGCCCGACGACCTCACCACCCTCTACTACTGGCGTCCCACCTACTGGCGGCGGCACCTCGCCCCCTGACAGGGCCCGGGGCCGCTTAACCTCGTACGTATGACACCCCGCGCGGCCGCCCGCCCCTTCGGAACGGTGACGCGCGGGACGACCAATCCCAACCGGCTGCGCCGTATGGACCGCTGGATCGCCGCCACGCACGGCGCCGAACTGCGCCGCGCAGCCGATCCCGTGGCGGTCGACCTCGGGTACGGCGCCGCCCCCTGGACGGCCGTCGAGCTGCTGCGGCGTCTGCGTACGGTCGCGCCACACGCGCGCGTGGTGGGCGTCGAGATCGAACCGGCCCGGGTCGCGGCGGCGCTGCCCTACGAGCGGGCGGGGCTCGTCTTCCTGCACGGCGGCTTCGAGATCCCGGTCCCGCAGCGGCCCCTGCTCGTCCGCGCGGCGAACGTGCTGCGGCAGTACGAGGAGGGTGAGGTCGCGGCCGTGTGGCAGCGGCTGTGCGCGCGGCTCGCACCCGCCGATCCGGCGACCGGGTCGCGCGGCGGACTGCTGGTCGAGGGGACCTGCGACGAGATCGGGCGGCGGCACGTCTGGGTCGCGCTCGGCCCGGAGGGGCCGCGCACGGTCACCTTCGCGACCCGGCTGGGCTCCCTGGAGCGCCCCTCGGACCTGGCGGAACGCCTGCCGAAGGCGCTCATCCACCGCAACGTCCCGGGCGAGCCGGTGCACGCCTTCCTGCGCGACTTCGACCGCGCCTGGGCGGCCGCCGCACCCTATGCCTCCTACGGCGCCCGGCAGCGCTGGATCCGCGCGGTACGGGACCTGGTGGCGGACTGGCCGGTCGCGGACGGGCCGGTGCGGTGGCGGCAGGGTGAAGTGACGGTGCGGTGGGAGGCATTGGCGCCGGGCGCCTGACTCCTCCGGTCTGGGCAGGGCCCGTTGGGAACGATCTCTTTGAGTCGTTCGTCACACAGACGGGGAGATCGTCATCCGGGGGCATACCGGCGAGGGGGCGGCGGGAAGTACTACCTCTGTCGCTTTCCCATCCGACGTGGCAGCATCCCCGGGCGAGCCGCGAGTTACTGACGGTTAACCAGTGGGGGGCTGAGGTATGGGAACGGGCAAGCGTGGCCTGATCGCGACGGCGGTGGCCGTGGTCTGCGCGGTCACGGTGCTGGCGGCACCGGGCACGGCGTTCGCGAGCCCCACCCCCTCCCCCACCCCGAGCGCGGGCCCGGCTCTCGCGCCCGGCAAGGACCTCGAAGCCGTCCGCAGGAAGCTCGACAAGCTCTACCGCGCCGCCGGCCGAGCCACCGACGAGTACAACGCCGCGGAGGAGAAGGCGGACAAACAGTCCGCCGAGGTCGTCGAGCTGGCCAAGAAGATCGTCAAGGGCCAGGAGAAGCTCAGGAAGCTGAAGGACCGCGCGGGCGCCGCGGCCGCCGCCCAGTACCGCGGGGGCGGGCTGCCGCCCGAGGCCCATCTGGTGCTGAGCGACGATCCCCGGGATTTCCTCGACGGCGCGGGCCGAGTCCGCGAGGGCCACCACGCGACCAAGGGCCTCCTCGGCGAACTGACCCGCACCCAGGAGGACTTGGAGCAGTACGCCGAGGACGCCTCCGCGCAGTTGAAGAAACTGGAGGCGGGCCGCAAAGCCAAGGCCGCCGCACAGAAGAAGATCGAGAAGCAGATCGCGCAGGCGGAGAAGCTCGAGTCCGCGCTGCGGAAGGAGGAGCAGGAGCGCCTCGCCGAGCTGGAGAAGGAGGCCGCGAACAAGGCGCAGACCGCCTGGCTCGACTCCGGCGTCCTCGACGAGATCGAAGGAAAGGCCTCGGAGCAGGGCAAGAAGGCCGTTCGGTACGCCACGGCCCAGATCGGCAAGCCGTACCAGTGGGGCGCCGAGGGCCCGAAGACCTACGACTGCTCGGGGCTGACGTCACAGGCCTGGGTATCCGCCGGGCGCGGCATCCCGCGCACCTCGCAGGAGCAGTGGAAGCGGCTGCGGCACATCGACGTCCAGGACATGCGGCCCGGCGACCTCATCATCTACTTCGGCGACGCCAGCCATGTCGCGATGTACATCGGCGACGGGGCGATGGTGCACGCGCCGCGGCCCGGCCGGACCGTGACGATCGCGGGGGCCGGATCCATGCCCATCCTCGGGGTGGTCCGGCCGGACGCCGACGCTGGCGCCAACTGAACGCGGACGGCGGCCGGACGACGGCACACCGGATATCGGACACCCGCGGTGACCTGGCCCACGTGACCCACTCCACGCCCCACCGCGAGCAAACCGTGCGCCGACGTGACGTTCGTCATCCCCACAGCATCTCCGAGCTGTCCAACTGCGGTACATATCGCGGCATATGACACTGGCCGGTGGCACAGCGGCGTGGCTCACACCATTCCAATGCGGCGCCGACACCCGCTATGGTCCCCGTCGGTGGGTCGAGGTCCCTCGCCCCACCGTGCCCTCGGGGGGAGGGAAGGAACCCTAGACGATGCCCGTACCCATACCGCGGCAGAGAGCGATCCCGGCCGTGGAAAGTGGTCAGGCGCAGGCCGCGTCTCCGCGCGGCGGCCCGGCCGAGGAGTCCGCGAAGGACGCCTCGCCCGCGGGCCGCACGCCGGACACCGCCGGGAACACCACGGACAAGGTGGAGAACAACACCGCCCACACCAACCTGACGCTGCTGCTGATCGAGGACGACCCGGCCGGTTCGCCGATCGTGCCGGACATGCTCGACCAGGCAGGCAAGCCGATCCGCGTCCGCACGGCCCGCAACCTGACGGAGGCCGGGCGGCTGCTGACCGACGACGTCCACTGCATCCTGCTGGACCTGGCGCTGCCCGCGCCGGGCCACAGCGACTCCGAGGACGAGCTCGCCGTGCTCCGGCACGTGCTGGAGCTCGCGCCCCGGCACGCCGTCCTGGCGCTGACCGCGTCCGGCGACGCCGAGCGCGGCGCCGAGGCGGTGCGCGTGGGCGCTCAGGACTACCTCTTCCGCGACGAGCTGGACGGCAGGCTGCTGAGCCGGGCGATCCGCTACGCGGTGGAGCGCAAGCGTTCC
This is a stretch of genomic DNA from Streptomyces hawaiiensis. It encodes these proteins:
- a CDS encoding MDR family MFS transporter; the encoded protein is MPYALRARRAVRETVSGLPREFWWLWTSTLVNRLGAFVATFMALYLTVDRGYSATYAGLVASLHGLGGVISSLGGGVMADRLGRRPTLLIAQASTAVSVALLGFVRDPAAIAGVAFLVGMASNASRPAVQAMMADIVRPEDRIRAFSLNYWAINLGFAVSSMAAGFIAEVSYRAGFLIEAGMTMVCAILVFLRLPESKPAGTAVRSAVPDGAARDDSVSLRTVLRDGPFMSVVGLSFLVALIFQQGSVGLPVAMGEAGFTPAEYGMAIAVNGVLIVVLQIPVTRFIEHRDPRRLLVVSSVLAGYGFALTAFAGSVGVIALTVCVWTLAEIVNAPTQTGLVVRLSPVHGRGRYQGMYTMSWSVAALVAPLLSGFVIDRFGAEWLWGFCAVVGTAAGAGYAVLMRRVPEERAENGSRALPAGPGKETRRSRAL
- a CDS encoding GNAT family N-acetyltransferase, giving the protein MTTRHPERRTERLWLRQWRESDLDAFAEMDADPDVMRYIGDGSPGTRERTAAALGRVRAAWDERGYGLFAAEEIATGEPVGWVGLAVPAFLPEIMPTVEIGWRLRRRSWGRGYATEAAREVLAFAFAEAGAGATAGAGLERVVSICHVDHHASMRVMTKLGMTYDRTTRVPSHGQPVRVMALTREAHRASA
- a CDS encoding DUF6233 domain-containing protein — protein: MNDPESRLALLRFLERVQERDLARTRRWIVDEERRQTERHRGLQARPPSPDWLIERGLSGQEAVYVHVGGCWNAGRRSRGVDRDRARRALTDGIKACPQCRPDTELGFVDG
- a CDS encoding nuclear transport factor 2 family protein encodes the protein MTPADTAEATRSTVQKFLGLRLAGDTEGLAALFADEVDWMLAENPVVPWIRPRSTAVDCAAQAEELARYTVPEDARASVDTVLVDGTDAVLTGQVSGTVRATGKSFSGPFALRLTVEGGRITRHHLYENSVSIAAACTP
- a CDS encoding YqeB family protein, with amino-acid sequence MEEARNVHLRKSPRPQPGRATELAESAWAIVLFCVACGAVAGALLPLLARLLLALPWAPLEGPAELLTSVPEPALTLGTIAVGVLGGLLLGFTAAHESLSVRVRDTHVTLTIRDSSQEFAREEISVFFRDGKQLVLLGPDSLELAREHCGLNWQRLADSLTAYGYAWEEQDPYHAEFRRWVPGTPGLPTGADALLRARAQVRKDEDSAEEARELRGELLRLGVVVRDEDRRQYVRVVTGDAGG
- a CDS encoding DUF2000 domain-containing protein; its protein translation is MNTGPTPEPVRFDTKIAVLLREDLEPWQRLNVTSFLVSGLGTQLPEVIGEPYEDADGVPYLPMFRQPVMVFEATKETLTAAHTRALSRALPRAVFTSDLFATGNDRDNRAAVRAVPTAALDLVGLAVHGPKNAVDKVVKGARMHP
- a CDS encoding helix-turn-helix transcriptional regulator; its protein translation is MASQPTRTNGPDRQRIVSAWRPAVPGVVEVFHARFTEYAYPMHVHDAWTLLIVDTGAVRYDLDRHEHGTPHDTVSLLPPHVPHNGSPVTPEGFRKRVLYLDGTHIGDEFIGAAVDRPDLRDPLLRRRVGQLHGALGRPGEELEAESRLLFVGERLRGHLRGDPSPRPADPVLARRLRELLDERIVEGVVLREAAGLLGAHPAHLVRAFSTAYGIAPHQYLTSLRVGRARRLLLEGRSPGDVAVAAGFYDQSHLTRHFRRLVGVPPGRYRAG
- a CDS encoding YbjN domain-containing protein, yielding MGETDQEQRAAQVVEGALKDVGLEWESPRPGTYVAQLPGTRKLKTTLSLIVGRHSLSLNAFVIRHPDENEQGVHRWLLERNLKLYGVSYAVDQHGDVYLTGRLSLSAVTADELDRLLGQVLEASDGAFNTLLELGFASAIRKEYEWRVSRGESTRNLDAFAHLTQRPER
- the mshA gene encoding D-inositol-3-phosphate glycosyltransferase, with product MSQYIGRLGRRSASSPARLRLHRRPRRVAMLSVHTSPLHQPGTGDAGGMNVYIVELAQRLAAHGIEVEIFTRATAAALPPTVELAPGVLVRHVDAGPYEGLNKEDLPAQLCAFTHGVMQAWAGHRPGYYDLVHSHYWLSGHVGWLAAQRWGVPLVHAMHTMAKVKNANLADGDTPEPAARVIGETQIVAAADRLIANTTEEADELVRHYAAETDKVAVVHPGVNLTRFSPADGRAAARARLGLPQDALIPLFAGRIQPLKAPDVLLRAVAVLLDERPELRSRILVPVVGGPSGSGLAKPEGLQKLAARLGIADVVRFRPPVGQEQLADWFRAASVLVMPSYSESFGLVAIEAQAAGTPVLAASVGGLPVAVRDGHTGFLVRGHDPADYARVLGDFADDPRLAPRLGGQAARHAQSFGWDTSAAATADVYTAAMQAHRRRVRSLHG
- a CDS encoding CPCC family cysteine-rich protein, translating into MVEALESQSPLNSLETDLGDGADTLHSDRGGAIVDGGAGDDILRGGKGDRPPDDAGRSVGACLRVGGDAGVRDVRGRGVAAGAPEKAGRRAPRIPTLAGMTGTRHRPAPPPPPEELLPCPCCGHRTLGELWAYEICPVCYWEEDPSQLRHPTSGSGPNHGLSLIEAQADYRRIGAVTEEMRRHVRPPRDDEPLDPGFRPADPGRDPFEQGPAGDPMPDDLTTLYYWRPTYWRRHLAP
- a CDS encoding class I SAM-dependent methyltransferase — encoded protein: MTPRAAARPFGTVTRGTTNPNRLRRMDRWIAATHGAELRRAADPVAVDLGYGAAPWTAVELLRRLRTVAPHARVVGVEIEPARVAAALPYERAGLVFLHGGFEIPVPQRPLLVRAANVLRQYEEGEVAAVWQRLCARLAPADPATGSRGGLLVEGTCDEIGRRHVWVALGPEGPRTVTFATRLGSLERPSDLAERLPKALIHRNVPGEPVHAFLRDFDRAWAAAAPYASYGARQRWIRAVRDLVADWPVADGPVRWRQGEVTVRWEALAPGA
- a CDS encoding C40 family peptidase, encoding MGTGKRGLIATAVAVVCAVTVLAAPGTAFASPTPSPTPSAGPALAPGKDLEAVRRKLDKLYRAAGRATDEYNAAEEKADKQSAEVVELAKKIVKGQEKLRKLKDRAGAAAAAQYRGGGLPPEAHLVLSDDPRDFLDGAGRVREGHHATKGLLGELTRTQEDLEQYAEDASAQLKKLEAGRKAKAAAQKKIEKQIAQAEKLESALRKEEQERLAELEKEAANKAQTAWLDSGVLDEIEGKASEQGKKAVRYATAQIGKPYQWGAEGPKTYDCSGLTSQAWVSAGRGIPRTSQEQWKRLRHIDVQDMRPGDLIIYFGDASHVAMYIGDGAMVHAPRPGRTVTIAGAGSMPILGVVRPDADAGAN